A stretch of Treponema vincentii F0403 DNA encodes these proteins:
- a CDS encoding Na+/H+ antiporter NhaC family protein, with amino-acid sequence MLELFILLLFSISLIICVILQYSILYALIFGYALFFVFGLIRGKTWKEMLVYPFRGIITVKNILIIFMLIGTITAVWRACGTIAFIVYYASLVAVPQAMVLIAFLLCCFVSFLMGTAFGSAATIGVICMTLANSMNVPVIYAGGAVISGIFFGDRCSPMSSGAHLISELTDTDIFNNIKTMTKTALVPFIATTVLYGIIGILINPGTGSGMTFHIFAAYYNLSLFTIIPAVIIILFSLLKIDAKITMAVSCLTGLLSAVFFQHLGMAELIKILFFGFHPQNAELAKLMGGGGIVSMIRVSAIICISSCYSGMFKGTHFFEGMQQLMRKLGSRITSFGSVLTASIFASSIACNQTLAIMLTHQMCDGLIDDNNEFASYLEDTAVVVAPLMPWSIAISVPLTSIGAPSAALLPAFFLYLIPLWNLLVNIVWQRRKTRSNTAVSALS; translated from the coding sequence ATGCTTGAATTATTTATTCTGTTGCTGTTTTCCATCAGTTTAATTATCTGCGTTATTCTTCAATATTCGATTTTATACGCACTGATATTCGGCTATGCGCTTTTCTTTGTGTTCGGCCTTATCAGAGGTAAAACGTGGAAGGAAATGCTGGTATATCCCTTCCGCGGCATAATAACCGTAAAAAATATTCTGATAATTTTTATGCTGATAGGCACTATCACCGCGGTATGGCGCGCGTGCGGTACCATCGCTTTCATTGTGTACTATGCGTCGCTGGTTGCTGTACCGCAGGCGATGGTATTAATTGCTTTTTTACTGTGCTGCTTTGTGTCGTTTCTGATGGGTACCGCTTTCGGAAGCGCCGCGACCATCGGTGTTATCTGTATGACGTTGGCTAATAGTATGAATGTTCCCGTTATATACGCGGGGGGCGCCGTCATTTCGGGAATATTTTTTGGAGACCGCTGCTCCCCGATGTCATCCGGCGCTCATCTAATCAGCGAATTAACGGATACCGATATCTTCAATAATATCAAAACAATGACGAAAACCGCGCTGGTTCCCTTTATTGCAACGACAGTCCTGTACGGCATCATCGGCATTCTTATCAATCCCGGTACGGGGAGCGGTATGACATTTCATATTTTTGCCGCTTACTATAACCTTTCGCTTTTTACCATTATACCTGCCGTTATTATCATCCTTTTTTCGTTACTTAAAATCGATGCAAAAATAACGATGGCGGTAAGCTGTCTTACCGGTTTGCTTTCCGCCGTGTTTTTTCAGCATTTAGGTATGGCAGAGCTGATAAAAATACTGTTTTTCGGCTTCCATCCTCAGAATGCGGAACTGGCAAAGCTGATGGGCGGCGGCGGTATCGTTTCGATGATCCGTGTATCCGCAATTATCTGTATCTCGTCTTGCTATTCGGGAATGTTTAAAGGTACTCATTTTTTTGAGGGAATGCAGCAGCTTATGCGTAAACTCGGCAGCCGCATTACCTCATTCGGCAGTGTCCTTACCGCGTCGATATTTGCCTCGTCGATTGCATGTAACCAAACATTGGCCATTATGCTGACACATCAAATGTGCGACGGCCTTATAGACGATAATAACGAGTTTGCTTCTTACTTGGAGGATACCGCCGTCGTTGTTGCACCGTTGATGCCGTGGTCGATCGCTATAAGCGTTCCGTTGACTTCAATAGGGGCGCCTTCGGCAGCGCTTTTACCGGCCTTTTTTTTGTATTTAATCCCGCTATGGAACCTTTTGGTGAATATCGTATGGCAGCGTAGAAAAACTCGCTCGAATACTGCCGTTTCGGCCTTATCTTGA
- the fabF gene encoding beta-ketoacyl-ACP synthase II → MRRVVITGLGAVSALGNTVAETWEGIKAGRCGIEKITVNYDPGDDRVRIAAECKEFDPTAFMDKKDARKMARFSQFAVAAAVQAVADAGLSNETIEGDRTGVMIGNGIGGFEIHESSFRKYFEAGHSRIPPLAIPLLIPNEAAGNVSMHFGLHGVSWTITTACASGTDALGNALDLIRSGRMDMCLAGGTEAAITGFGINAFSVLQTLAADYNDEPHKACCPFDKKRSGFVMGEGAGILILEEYEHAKKRGAKIYAELAGYGGSSDAYHLTSPDPEGTSGALAMTKALEDAGVKPEDVQYYNAHGTSTPINDPSETAMIKKAFGKHAYNLKISSTKSMIGHCLGAAGALEAIICVKAIQEGFCPPTVNLTEPDLEAGCDLNYLPQKGVSCTVDCAASGSLGFGGHNGVLVFKKIK, encoded by the coding sequence ATGAGAAGAGTTGTAATTACCGGTCTTGGTGCCGTTTCCGCTTTGGGAAATACGGTTGCGGAAACATGGGAAGGAATAAAAGCAGGCCGCTGCGGAATCGAAAAGATTACCGTCAACTACGACCCCGGAGATGATAGGGTAAGAATTGCGGCTGAATGTAAAGAGTTTGATCCTACCGCATTTATGGATAAAAAGGATGCCCGTAAAATGGCGCGCTTTTCGCAGTTTGCAGTGGCGGCAGCGGTACAGGCAGTAGCGGATGCAGGACTCTCAAACGAAACGATAGAGGGCGACCGTACCGGCGTGATGATTGGAAACGGCATCGGCGGTTTTGAAATCCATGAAAGCTCGTTCAGAAAATACTTTGAGGCGGGGCATTCGCGGATTCCGCCGCTCGCTATTCCGCTGCTCATTCCGAACGAGGCGGCGGGCAACGTCAGTATGCATTTCGGTCTGCACGGGGTTTCGTGGACAATTACCACCGCCTGTGCCTCCGGTACCGACGCTTTGGGAAATGCGCTCGATTTAATCCGTTCGGGCAGAATGGATATGTGTCTTGCAGGAGGTACGGAAGCTGCGATCACGGGCTTCGGTATCAATGCGTTCAGCGTGCTGCAAACCCTTGCAGCGGATTACAACGATGAACCGCACAAAGCCTGCTGCCCCTTCGATAAAAAACGCTCCGGCTTTGTTATGGGGGAAGGAGCCGGCATTCTCATTCTTGAAGAATACGAACATGCAAAAAAGCGCGGTGCAAAAATATACGCGGAGCTTGCAGGCTACGGCGGTTCATCCGACGCGTATCATCTAACCAGCCCCGATCCTGAAGGTACAAGCGGCGCTTTGGCTATGACAAAAGCCTTGGAGGATGCAGGGGTAAAACCGGAAGACGTGCAATACTACAATGCGCACGGAACTTCCACCCCGATTAATGATCCGTCCGAAACCGCAATGATTAAAAAAGCATTCGGGAAGCATGCATATAATCTGAAGATTTCGTCTACTAAGTCGATGATCGGGCACTGTTTGGGTGCGGCCGGCGCGTTGGAAGCAATTATCTGCGTAAAAGCGATTCAAGAAGGTTTCTGCCCGCCTACCGTGAACTTAACGGAGCCCGATTTGGAGGCTGGATGCGACCTCAATTACCTACCGCAAAAAGGCGTTTCCTGCACGGTTGATTGCGCCGCATCCGGTTCGCTCGGATTCGGCGGCCACAACGGCGTGTTAGTGTTCAAAAAAATAAAATAA
- a CDS encoding beta-ketoacyl-ACP synthase III — translation MAIVIQGLGKALPLKEMKNTDFPPELGTSDEWIRSHTGIGARRIAGADETSASLAYQACTDALKNSRTSEPVTADKIDLIICGTATPDFPGSPSNACLIQNKMQATHAVCFDLTAGCSGFIYALDTAASMLERHHWRFALVCGAEVLSRIMDWNDRSTCVLFGDGAGAALLENTFEPSGLGLGAIILGADGTGADKLYIAPDRRVHMNGRAVYDFAVSHITETVKTLLAKEHLQADDLDLIVCHQANERILEAAAKRLKIDFSKFVRNIENYGNTSAASIPITLTELTEQGKLHEGMTVLITGFGAGLTWGGAIIRF, via the coding sequence ATGGCGATTGTTATTCAGGGATTGGGAAAAGCTCTCCCTTTAAAAGAGATGAAAAATACGGATTTTCCGCCGGAACTCGGCACATCCGATGAATGGATTAGGAGTCACACCGGAATCGGTGCGCGCCGGATTGCAGGAGCGGACGAAACCAGTGCATCGTTGGCATATCAGGCGTGTACGGATGCGCTTAAAAATAGCCGCACTTCCGAACCCGTAACGGCGGACAAAATCGACCTTATTATTTGCGGCACTGCAACGCCGGATTTTCCGGGTTCACCGTCAAATGCCTGTCTTATCCAAAATAAAATGCAGGCAACACACGCCGTGTGCTTCGACTTGACGGCGGGATGTTCCGGCTTTATTTATGCGCTCGACACGGCGGCAAGTATGCTGGAGCGTCATCATTGGCGGTTCGCGCTTGTATGCGGTGCGGAAGTGCTGAGCCGTATTATGGACTGGAACGACCGCTCTACCTGCGTTTTATTCGGCGACGGTGCGGGTGCTGCCTTGCTTGAAAACACGTTTGAACCTTCGGGACTTGGACTCGGTGCAATCATACTTGGGGCGGACGGAACAGGAGCGGATAAGCTCTATATTGCACCCGACCGCCGCGTACACATGAACGGCAGAGCTGTATATGATTTCGCAGTCAGCCACATCACCGAAACCGTTAAGACGCTCCTCGCTAAGGAACATTTGCAGGCTGACGATCTTGATTTAATAGTGTGCCATCAGGCAAACGAGCGGATATTGGAGGCAGCGGCAAAGCGGCTTAAAATCGACTTTAGTAAATTTGTCCGCAATATTGAAAACTACGGGAACACATCTGCCGCTTCTATCCCTATCACCCTTACCGAACTGACGGAGCAGGGAAAGCTGCATGAAGGCATGACCGTGCTCATTACCGGATTCGGCGCGGGACTGACATGGGGCGGAGCCATTATTCGGTTCTAA
- the fabG gene encoding 3-oxoacyl-ACP reductase FabG, producing MLLQGKKALVTGSSRGIGKEIVRRFLEEGAEVWGLCTKPSQGKAEMEAFAAQHNSTFHEIYADCGNAEELTTTVKEALKQSGGFHILVNNAGITRDGLSFRMPQEDWDVVLRVNLTGAFLTSQIVSSDMLRKREGSIINMASIVGLHGQGGQVNYAASKAGLIGMTKSLAKEIGSRGVRVNAIAPGYIETDMTSSLPEDMRKNWIETAIPLKRGGTPLDVANAAVFLASDLSVYITAQVLGVDGGMGA from the coding sequence ATGTTATTACAAGGAAAAAAAGCATTGGTTACTGGCTCCTCGCGGGGAATTGGTAAGGAGATAGTGCGCCGGTTTCTGGAAGAAGGCGCCGAAGTGTGGGGACTTTGTACAAAGCCGTCGCAGGGCAAGGCTGAGATGGAAGCATTTGCGGCGCAGCATAACAGCACATTCCACGAGATATACGCCGACTGCGGAAATGCCGAAGAACTGACTACTACGGTAAAAGAGGCACTCAAGCAATCCGGTGGATTCCATATTTTGGTCAACAACGCGGGGATTACGCGGGACGGGCTGTCGTTCCGTATGCCGCAGGAGGACTGGGACGTTGTACTGCGCGTTAATTTAACCGGGGCTTTTTTAACATCGCAAATCGTCTCTTCCGATATGTTGCGGAAGCGGGAAGGTTCTATTATCAATATGGCCAGTATCGTCGGCCTGCACGGACAAGGCGGGCAGGTTAACTATGCGGCAAGTAAAGCGGGCTTAATTGGTATGACCAAAAGCCTTGCAAAAGAGATCGGCAGCAGAGGGGTACGGGTCAATGCGATTGCGCCCGGCTATATCGAAACGGATATGACATCGTCCTTACCGGAAGATATGCGGAAGAATTGGATAGAAACCGCTATTCCCTTAAAGCGCGGAGGAACGCCGCTTGATGTTGCAAATGCGGCTGTCTTTTTAGCATCCGATTTATCCGTGTATATTACCGCGCAGGTACTCGGCGTAGACGGCGGTATGGGCGCCTAA
- a CDS encoding ACP S-malonyltransferase has translation MEYVFLFSGQGSQFKGMAEDICKEYPSARVVIDKMSDVSGEDIASFLWNTEPPELARSDRSQIAITAMQTAIVTVLQEHGIKPAAAAGFSLGEFSALYAAKVFDLATMAKLVTLRGKIMQKYCEKLDEQSKAGNGACGMAAVLKLDPERIVELLKPYSNPDTGIAFAANLNSPMQTVVSGTAEGLDIAEKLCKEAGAKRFVRLAVAGPFHSPLMRGAAEEFSAVLQDVPFNNPAIPIFSNVTGKRLLTGEEAKKNAVLHLTHPVRWLEEEREIASLIGTKEHHLLEIGPGMTLCNLWRDSGCAGTCRPTGTAEQLAAILDGSRL, from the coding sequence ATGGAATACGTTTTTTTATTTTCGGGACAAGGCTCCCAGTTTAAAGGTATGGCAGAGGATATTTGCAAAGAATATCCGTCAGCCCGCGTCGTTATCGATAAAATGAGCGATGTTTCGGGAGAGGATATCGCTTCTTTTTTGTGGAATACGGAACCGCCAGAACTTGCCCGCAGCGACCGGAGTCAGATTGCAATTACCGCGATGCAGACAGCAATTGTCACAGTGCTGCAGGAACACGGTATTAAACCCGCCGCTGCTGCAGGGTTCAGCTTAGGTGAATTTTCTGCACTCTACGCAGCGAAGGTTTTCGACCTTGCTACAATGGCAAAGCTGGTAACCTTACGCGGGAAAATCATGCAGAAATACTGTGAAAAACTCGACGAGCAGAGTAAAGCGGGGAATGGAGCGTGCGGCATGGCAGCGGTACTCAAACTTGATCCCGAACGGATTGTCGAGCTTTTAAAGCCGTATTCCAATCCCGACACGGGGATTGCTTTTGCAGCCAACTTGAACAGTCCGATGCAGACCGTTGTATCGGGTACTGCCGAAGGACTCGATATTGCGGAAAAGCTCTGCAAGGAAGCGGGGGCAAAGCGCTTTGTCCGGCTTGCCGTAGCGGGGCCGTTTCATTCGCCGTTGATGCGCGGAGCAGCCGAGGAATTTTCCGCTGTCTTACAGGACGTACCGTTCAACAATCCGGCTATTCCCATTTTTTCAAATGTTACCGGAAAGCGGCTTTTAACCGGCGAGGAAGCAAAGAAGAATGCCGTACTGCACTTAACGCATCCTGTGCGCTGGCTGGAAGAAGAACGGGAAATCGCATCATTAATCGGAACAAAGGAACATCACTTACTGGAAATAGGGCCGGGCATGACGCTCTGCAATCTGTGGCGGGACAGCGGTTGTGCAGGAACCTGCCGTCCGACGGGCACCGCTGAACAATTGGCTGCTATCTTAGACGGCAGCCGTTTATAA
- a CDS encoding metal ABC transporter solute-binding protein, Zn/Mn family, whose protein sequence is MKKLFFTAVCMVFFGSVAVNLFAGGKTEKNMDGKIPVAATFDAMKELTEIVGKDKVYIHTIIPPGVEAHDFEPKAGDLKFLMQAKAVVYNGLGMEPWLTDALHAVKRDTIKTICASNGIKPLELAEGHHHHHHEDEHDHDDHDEHDHDDDHDEVDPHAWLSLESAKVMVKNIAAGLSEIDPANAAFYKGNAEAFISEADALLAKYRSNFAQVAHRRFVTGHAAFGYLCRDFGLEQNSVEDVFSAGEPSAQQLAKLADYCNQYGIKVVFSENAASPQVSATLAKEVGALVQTIYTIESAEDGLSYMERMTSNIEKIYKSLAQ, encoded by the coding sequence ATGAAGAAATTATTTTTTACAGCAGTTTGTATGGTGTTCTTCGGCTCTGTTGCGGTAAATCTGTTTGCCGGCGGAAAGACCGAAAAGAACATGGACGGAAAAATTCCTGTCGCCGCAACTTTTGATGCGATGAAGGAGCTCACGGAAATTGTGGGCAAAGACAAGGTGTACATCCATACGATTATTCCGCCGGGAGTTGAAGCGCATGATTTTGAACCTAAAGCGGGGGATCTGAAGTTCTTAATGCAGGCAAAGGCTGTTGTGTATAACGGATTGGGCATGGAACCGTGGCTTACGGATGCTCTTCATGCGGTAAAGCGGGATACGATAAAGACTATCTGCGCAAGTAACGGCATTAAACCGCTCGAACTCGCAGAAGGGCACCACCATCATCATCACGAAGATGAGCATGACCATGATGATCATGACGAACACGATCATGATGATGACCACGATGAAGTTGATCCTCATGCGTGGCTTAGTCTTGAATCCGCTAAAGTGATGGTTAAGAATATTGCCGCCGGGTTAAGTGAAATAGATCCTGCAAATGCAGCTTTCTATAAAGGGAATGCAGAAGCCTTTATTTCAGAAGCCGATGCACTTTTGGCAAAATACCGCAGTAATTTTGCACAGGTTGCTCATCGCCGTTTTGTTACCGGGCATGCAGCTTTCGGATATCTCTGCCGCGATTTCGGCCTTGAGCAAAATAGTGTGGAAGATGTATTCTCCGCCGGCGAACCGAGCGCACAACAATTAGCAAAATTAGCGGATTATTGTAACCAATATGGAATTAAAGTTGTTTTCTCCGAAAATGCCGCAAGCCCCCAAGTTTCGGCAACTTTAGCAAAAGAAGTCGGCGCTTTGGTGCAAACAATTTATACGATTGAATCGGCAGAGGATGGTTTATCCTATATGGAACGGATGACCTCCAATATAGAAAAAATTTATAAAAGCTTGGCACAATAA
- a CDS encoding tetratricopeptide repeat protein gives MSVVIISIFIIIAVVAVVTVAMTGLKGRGTLSVGKKNKAAIIREATKRLAQNPNDSAALLMVGDIYFQDQDWEKAYASYAPLLDQMSDRIPSEQFEISLRYGISAMKTDRFVEAKKGLLLAKNINPNHFEINYNLGYIYYIQKEYEKAVPFLRKALLSQPDNVMALKYLGYTLQSLRKYQEALPSLKKVLDVQPDNKDALFAMGECFYEVGSNDQALKIFTHLRVSPEVGPRAALYAGLIRMRAGQLDKAIEDFEIGLKHDSIPLDISNELRYNLASARIKTQDLQKALIQLKEIQTVSPGYKDVASLIMKYQELNQNKNLHTYLMAGQSEFVGLCRKIVSRFFPNAKVKILDISVLATYTDIVAEIDTPKWADLVIFRFFRSQGSVGELVLRDFHGRIKEMKAGKGICMTAGTFTEEARRFTEGRPLDLFDKNRLNKVLNAIG, from the coding sequence ATGTCTGTTGTAATTATCTCTATTTTCATCATTATTGCTGTTGTTGCCGTTGTAACGGTTGCTATGACAGGCCTAAAAGGCCGAGGAACTTTATCGGTAGGAAAAAAGAATAAGGCTGCGATAATACGCGAGGCTACAAAACGGCTTGCACAAAACCCTAATGACAGCGCTGCTCTTTTAATGGTGGGAGATATATACTTTCAGGATCAAGATTGGGAAAAAGCTTATGCATCTTATGCGCCGCTTTTGGATCAGATGAGCGACCGGATTCCGTCGGAGCAATTTGAAATCAGTTTGCGGTACGGTATAAGCGCGATGAAAACCGACAGATTCGTAGAAGCTAAAAAAGGTCTTTTGCTGGCAAAGAACATTAATCCCAATCATTTTGAAATAAATTATAACCTCGGATATATCTACTATATTCAAAAAGAATATGAAAAAGCGGTACCGTTTTTACGGAAAGCATTGCTCTCTCAGCCCGATAATGTGATGGCGTTAAAATACCTCGGTTATACACTCCAAAGTTTACGGAAATATCAAGAGGCGCTCCCCAGTCTGAAAAAAGTATTGGATGTGCAGCCCGATAATAAAGATGCGCTCTTTGCAATGGGCGAATGTTTTTATGAAGTGGGCTCGAATGATCAGGCATTAAAGATATTTACTCATTTACGGGTGTCGCCTGAAGTAGGGCCGCGGGCAGCGCTCTATGCGGGATTAATCCGGATGCGTGCGGGGCAATTGGATAAGGCCATTGAAGATTTTGAAATCGGCTTAAAACATGACAGCATTCCGTTGGATATTTCAAATGAGCTGCGCTATAATTTGGCTTCTGCGCGGATTAAAACGCAAGACTTACAAAAGGCACTTATTCAATTAAAAGAAATACAGACCGTCAGTCCCGGGTATAAAGATGTTGCTTCCCTCATTATGAAGTATCAGGAGTTAAATCAGAATAAAAATCTCCACACCTATTTGATGGCAGGGCAGAGCGAGTTTGTCGGATTATGCCGCAAAATCGTTTCGCGTTTCTTTCCCAATGCTAAGGTTAAGATACTTGATATCAGCGTTCTTGCAACCTATACCGATATTGTTGCCGAAATCGACACGCCGAAATGGGCTGATCTCGTGATATTCCGCTTTTTCCGCTCTCAAGGTTCGGTCGGCGAACTGGTACTGCGCGACTTCCACGGTAGGATTAAAGAGATGAAGGCCGGCAAGGGAATTTGTATGACGGCAGGAACCTTTACGGAAGAAGCGCGCCGCTTTACGGAAGGCCGCCCATTGGATCTCTTTGACAAGAACCGCCTAAACAAAGTTTTAAACGCTATCGGGTAA
- the fabZ gene encoding 3-hydroxyacyl-ACP dehydratase FabZ: MSVKNIESLLPHRKPFLFVDEIIRADEEGSESRYTFKPEEFFFKGHFPEYPVVPGVVLVETMAQAGGAALSSMGKFENGALFFLATVDKVKLRAQVRPGDTVRIEVKNLRVSSQMIKQSGKIYVDDAVAAEAEWMCLVGKA, from the coding sequence ATGAGTGTAAAAAATATAGAATCCTTGCTGCCGCACCGAAAGCCGTTTTTGTTCGTTGATGAAATTATCCGTGCCGACGAGGAAGGCAGCGAAAGCCGATACACCTTTAAACCGGAGGAGTTCTTTTTTAAAGGACATTTTCCCGAATATCCGGTTGTGCCGGGGGTGGTACTGGTAGAAACAATGGCACAGGCAGGAGGCGCTGCGCTTAGTTCTATGGGAAAGTTTGAAAACGGGGCGCTGTTTTTTTTGGCGACTGTCGACAAGGTAAAGCTCCGCGCGCAGGTACGCCCCGGCGACACGGTACGCATCGAGGTAAAAAACTTGCGCGTATCGTCCCAGATGATCAAGCAATCCGGTAAAATCTATGTCGACGATGCCGTTGCTGCGGAAGCCGAATGGATGTGTCTTGTCGGAAAGGCGTAA
- a CDS encoding glycosyltransferase family 4 protein: protein MKIGINTFGCDHGRSGIGAYILSLVHNLPKTEHSIQLFGHELDKYTYTSGVEGVKYTCVSVGDSAFAEQTWHSLSFNIFARKQQYDIVLFPSGTKLVPIRFEVPTVLVMQNILTDNSQGYLKNISSLVSKLTLKSVKGIISPSNYIKNNLLNNGIAEDKIRVIHNGIDTDLFHPHNLQAQEALTIKPFAIRRPYIIYASRIIHPEKRHIELINAFSIFKQKTKAPHRLVIAGADGEQAEQVHQAVLRSPFASDILLTGYFPHENLPLLYSAADLCVFPSPVEGVGLPVIEAMACGIPTACVRAGALPEIAGDCTCYFEPDKPEEIASVIGSLINDSAGANKERRQKLIDAGTEWVKQYSWKKTAEETIAYLETIK, encoded by the coding sequence TTGAAAATTGGGATTAATACGTTCGGGTGCGATCACGGCAGGTCGGGTATCGGAGCTTATATTCTTTCATTAGTGCATAATTTACCTAAGACCGAACATAGCATTCAGCTTTTCGGGCATGAATTGGATAAATATACCTATACATCAGGAGTTGAAGGTGTCAAATATACCTGTGTTTCCGTAGGGGATTCCGCCTTTGCGGAACAGACATGGCACAGTCTCTCTTTTAATATCTTTGCCCGTAAGCAGCAATATGACATTGTGTTATTCCCATCGGGGACAAAGCTCGTGCCGATACGTTTTGAAGTCCCTACGGTGCTTGTAATGCAAAATATCCTTACGGATAATTCCCAAGGGTATTTAAAAAACATATCATCGCTTGTTTCAAAATTAACGCTTAAATCCGTTAAAGGGATCATCAGTCCCAGTAACTACATTAAGAATAATCTGCTTAACAACGGCATTGCGGAAGATAAGATACGGGTGATCCATAATGGGATCGATACCGATTTATTCCACCCGCACAACCTGCAAGCGCAGGAAGCGCTGACCATTAAGCCCTTCGCCATTAGGCGGCCGTATATTATCTATGCTTCGAGGATTATTCACCCCGAAAAGCGGCATATCGAGCTGATCAACGCTTTTTCCATCTTTAAACAAAAAACAAAAGCGCCGCATCGACTGGTCATTGCCGGAGCCGACGGCGAACAGGCGGAACAAGTGCATCAGGCGGTGCTCCGTTCTCCCTTTGCGTCGGATATTCTGCTCACCGGATACTTTCCGCATGAAAACCTCCCGCTGCTCTATTCCGCAGCCGACCTATGTGTGTTTCCTTCTCCTGTCGAAGGGGTTGGCTTGCCGGTAATCGAAGCGATGGCCTGCGGCATTCCGACGGCCTGTGTCCGCGCAGGTGCATTGCCGGAAATTGCAGGCGACTGCACTTGTTATTTTGAACCCGATAAGCCGGAAGAGATTGCCTCTGTCATCGGCAGTTTGATCAACGATAGCGCCGGTGCAAATAAGGAACGGAGACAAAAACTAATCGATGCCGGAACGGAATGGGTAAAACAATACAGCTGGAAAAAAACAGCGGAAGAAACAATCGCTTATTTGGAAACGATCAAATAA
- a CDS encoding DEAD/DEAH box helicase has product MTDFLNIPLYKPFVETLAAGGIIHPTPIQEKVIPLALEGKSIFFESETGTGKTLAFLLPLFTRLMQDEKKTIAPRILILSPTVELASQIKEAAAQLQGSGPQYFRTLLCVGGSSLKRQIEGLKEKPAVIIGTPARISDLIGLKKLKLQEITAVVIDEADRQLARESRDALQTVLATLPQDVQALACSATFNGKNIELLNGFLRRSSAAELPECLSIAHTGVLQNSIEHWALFSERRNKADTLRALIHALDNTSVHSAKKMLIFTAPAQEVETLAQKLQHKKIDAVPLYGKLEGSERKQIIARFRSGKTRILITSDLSARGLDIADIDYIVQMQLSKDADVFIHRAGRTGRAGKKGVNIVIGDEYELRILQALEKKLGITVYPKILTGGKIQSPSETA; this is encoded by the coding sequence ATGACTGATTTTTTGAATATACCGCTGTACAAGCCGTTCGTTGAAACGCTGGCAGCCGGAGGAATTATACACCCGACCCCTATTCAGGAAAAAGTGATACCGCTTGCCTTAGAAGGAAAAAGTATTTTTTTTGAATCCGAAACGGGTACGGGGAAAACTCTTGCGTTTTTACTGCCGCTTTTTACCCGGCTGATGCAGGATGAGAAAAAAACAATCGCTCCCCGCATCCTTATTTTAAGCCCGACGGTGGAGCTTGCATCTCAAATTAAAGAAGCGGCGGCGCAGCTGCAAGGAAGCGGCCCGCAGTATTTTAGGACATTGCTCTGCGTCGGCGGCAGTTCGTTAAAACGGCAAATAGAGGGGTTAAAAGAAAAACCTGCCGTAATTATCGGAACGCCGGCGCGGATTTCCGATTTGATCGGGTTGAAAAAACTCAAGCTGCAAGAAATAACCGCTGTGGTAATCGATGAAGCAGATAGGCAGCTCGCTCGTGAAAGTAGGGATGCGCTGCAAACCGTCCTTGCGACGCTTCCACAGGATGTACAGGCGCTTGCTTGTTCGGCAACGTTCAACGGTAAGAATATTGAATTGCTTAACGGATTTTTGCGCCGTTCGTCCGCTGCCGAATTGCCGGAATGCCTTTCGATTGCGCACACCGGTGTACTGCAAAACTCCATCGAACATTGGGCGCTTTTCAGCGAACGCCGGAACAAGGCCGATACCCTGCGTGCACTGATTCACGCATTGGACAATACATCGGTGCACAGCGCAAAAAAGATGCTCATTTTTACTGCGCCTGCACAGGAAGTTGAAACCCTCGCGCAAAAACTGCAGCATAAAAAAATCGATGCGGTGCCGCTGTACGGTAAACTGGAAGGTTCCGAACGGAAGCAAATTATCGCACGGTTCAGGTCGGGCAAAACACGGATATTAATTACCAGCGATTTGTCCGCCCGCGGGCTTGATATTGCCGACATCGATTACATTGTGCAAATGCAGCTTTCCAAGGATGCCGATGTCTTTATACATCGTGCCGGCCGTACCGGAAGAGCGGGAAAGAAAGGCGTTAACATCGTGATCGGGGATGAATACGAATTGCGCATTTTACAAGCCCTCGAAAAAAAGCTGGGCATCACGGTATATCCCAAAATTCTCACCGGCGGAAAAATCCAATCCCCCTCGGAAACCGCATAA